In Tachysurus vachellii isolate PV-2020 chromosome 10, HZAU_Pvac_v1, whole genome shotgun sequence, the following proteins share a genomic window:
- the vcpkmt gene encoding protein-lysine methyltransferase METTL21D, with protein sequence MAVSHRQQISAAHFVREIEKNDGSVLKVYQCSTGDVGCVVWDAAIVLSKYLETEQFCNFRSGVSTCSSSTWSSKHMIELGAGTGVVGIMAASLGANVTVTDLEDLQPLLQLNIQENQELLRAGSITAKVLKWGENVTDFLPHPDYILMADCIYYEQSVVPLVETLKLLSGPDTCIICCYEQRTMGVNPEVEKRFFELLLQDFEAEEVPAERQDPEFNSPDIHILHLRRRNG encoded by the exons ATGGCGGTCTCGCATAGACAACAAATATCAGCCGCTCATTTTGTTAGAGAGATTGAGAAAAATGACGGCTCTGTTCTAAAGGTTTATCAGTGCAGCACAGGCGATGTAGGCTGCGTGGTTTGGGATGCGGCTATTGTCCTGTCAAAATACCTCGAAACGGAACAGTTTTGTAATTTCCGGTCTGGTGTCAGCACGTGTTCCTCTAGCACATGGTCCTCTAAGCACATGATCGAGCTTGGCGCGGGGACAGGAGTGGTGGGGATCATGGCCGCCTCCCTGGG AGCCAATGTCACAGTGACAGATCTGGAGGATCTCCAACCTCTCCTTCAACTAAACATACAGGAAAACCAAGAGCTACTCAGAGCAGGCTCGATCACAGCCAAGGTACTAAAATG GGGTGAAAATGTGACAGACTTTTTGCCACATCCAGATTACATTCTAATGGCTGACTGCATCTATTATGAACAG TCTGTGGTGCCGCTGGTGGAAACGCTGAAGCTGCTGTCTGGACCTGACACCTGCATCATCTGCTGTTATGAGCAACGCACAATGGGAGTTAATCCTGAGGTGGAGAAGAGATTTTTTGAG ttgctgctgcAAGACTTTGAGGCTGAGGAGGTGCCAGCTGAAAGACAAGACCCTGAGTTTAATAGTCCCGACATTCACATTCTCCATCTACGGCGCAGAAATGGCTGA
- the arf6b gene encoding ADP-ribosylation factor 6b, which yields MGKMLSKIFGNKEMRILMLGLDAAGKTTILYKLKLGQSVTTIPTVGFNVETVTYKNVKFNVWDVGGQDKIRPLWRHYYTGTQGLIFVVDCADRDRIDEARQELHRIINDREMRDAIILIFANKQDLPDAMKPHEIQEKLGLTRIRDRNWYVQPSCATTGDGLYEGLTWLTSNYKS from the coding sequence ATGGGGAAGATGCTGTCGAAGATATTCGGTAACAAGGAGATGAGGATATTGATGTTGGGCTTGGATGCAGCAGGCAAAACTACCATCCTTTACAAACTAAAACTGGGCCAATCGGTGACCACGATTCCTACGGTGGGCTTCAACGTGGAGACTGTGACCTACAAGAACGTCAAGTTCAACGTGTGGGATGTGGGAGGCCAGGACAAGATCCGCCCACTGTGGCGCCACTACTACACAGGCACGCAAGGCTTAATCTTTGTGGTGGATTGCGCAGATAGGGATCGTATTGACGAGGCCCGACAGGAGCTGCACCGCATCATCAACGACCGTGAGATGCGGGACGCCATTATCCTGATTTTCGCCAACAAGCAGGATCTGCCTGATGCCATGAAGCCACACGAGATCCAGGAGAAACTTGGACTCACACGCATCAGAGACCGCAACTGGTACGTGCAGCCTTCTTGCGCTACCACAGGTGACGGACTGTATGAAGGCCTGACGTGGCTCACCTCTAATTACAAATCTTAA
- the tex36 gene encoding testis-expressed protein 36, protein MTKGGKRYANMDQDGKWFAHVGWQQCDVTREACTTTGAMLSEATPQHMQGQEKYPKTFNNQEKKTRGRSYPFSEHDNRAALQDNIATYGPAFGRKKCLDDRRQHDSHFCLCHDTGVSDAWLESKNLSSYQADFLARQHKEITESTQHRRRFPRNHLEKSHQAAMAQAEESYMWFGRDDINQRVPLNVLAAANLSSAL, encoded by the exons ATGACCAAAGGAGGAAAGAGATATGCAAATATGGATCAGGATGGCAAATGG TTTGCCCATGTTGGTTGGCAGCAGTGTGATGTAACACGAGAAGCCTGTACCACCACAGGAGCCATGCTATCAGAggccacaccacaacacatgcAAGGACAAGAAAAATACCCCAAAACTTTTAACAACCAAGAAAAG AAAACAAGGGGCAGGAGCTATCCATTTTCAGAGCATGACAACCGAGCCGCATTGCAAGACAATATAGCTACATATGGCCCT gcttttGGTCGTAAGAAGTGTCTGGATGACCGCCGGCAGCATGACTCTCACTTCTGCCTTTGTCATGATACCGGTGTGAGTGATGCATGGCTGGAGAGCAAAAATCTTTCATCTTATCAGGCTGACTTCCTGGCCAGGCAGCACAAAGAGATCACAGAAAGCACACAGCACAGACGCCGTTTTCCCAGGAATCATCTGGAGAAGTCACATCAGGCTGCTATGGCCCAGGCTGAGGAGAGCTACATGTGGTTTGGGAGGGATGATATAAATCAGAGAGTACCTCTTAATGTACTGGCAGCTGCTAACCTCTCCTCAGCCTTGTAA